The following are from one region of the Phycisphaerales bacterium genome:
- a CDS encoding ABC transporter ATP-binding protein, whose protein sequence is MDRAGGAGDVTGGASIRCAGVHKAYRLAGREVWALRGVDLTIDRPGFYAIMGHSGSGKSTLLHLLAALDRPDKGEVHVAGRALHALSEREATAFRREQIGIVFQQFNLIPTLTARENVELPGMLAGRPEAELRSRSGELLERLGLGSRSGHRPDALSGGEQQRVAIARALLFSPGVLFADEPTGNLDSATSERLWGLLGELARERGMLVLMVTHEPAAAVHCEKIFILHDGRVVSEILTEGLDAAGVASRYQQSARPA, encoded by the coding sequence ATGGATCGGGCGGGGGGCGCTGGGGACGTGACGGGCGGCGCGTCGATCCGCTGCGCGGGGGTGCACAAGGCGTACCGGCTGGCGGGTCGCGAGGTGTGGGCGCTGCGGGGCGTTGACCTGACGATCGATCGACCGGGGTTTTATGCGATCATGGGGCACTCGGGCAGCGGGAAGTCCACGCTGCTGCACCTGCTCGCGGCCTTGGACCGGCCGGACAAGGGCGAGGTGCACGTGGCAGGGAGGGCGCTGCACGCGCTCAGCGAGCGCGAGGCCACGGCGTTCCGGCGCGAGCAGATCGGCATCGTGTTCCAGCAGTTCAACCTGATCCCGACGCTGACAGCACGGGAGAACGTGGAACTGCCGGGCATGCTGGCGGGGCGGCCGGAGGCGGAGCTGCGCTCGCGGAGCGGGGAGCTGCTGGAGCGGCTGGGGCTCGGCTCGCGTTCCGGGCACCGGCCCGATGCCCTGTCGGGTGGCGAGCAGCAGCGGGTGGCGATCGCGCGGGCGCTGCTGTTCTCGCCGGGCGTGCTGTTCGCGGATGAGCCCACGGGGAACCTGGACTCGGCGACGAGCGAGCGGCTGTGGGGGCTGCTGGGGGAGCTGGCGCGGGAGCGGGGGATGCTGGTGCTGATGGTGACGCACGAGCCGGCGGCGGCGGTGCACTGCGAGAAGATCTTCATCCTGCACGATGGACGGGTGGTGTCGGAGATCCTGACGGAGGGGCTGGATGCGGCCGGCGTGGCGTCTCGCTACCAACAGTCTGCTCGCCCGGCGTAA
- a CDS encoding M48 family metalloprotease, which yields MARFANNVKTALLMGGLMGLFLAVGSMYGQNGMIFALAFGGLANIIAWFFSDKIAIMAMQGQEVGPDEGGIHGELYRMVDELRQNAGMPMPRVYVCPHQAPNAFATGRSPKKAAVAVTEGALEILSLEELRGVMAHELAHVKNRDTLTSAIAATIAGVLAYIAQWGMLFGGGRDRETNPIVMFVTFIVAALGAAVIKSMISRSREFVADHDGAVIAGTPRGLMGALLKLDAYSQRIPLQNPNPAQNSMFIVEPLTGGSSILNLFASHPPTEKRVEALRKLEAEMRGVAPQYGLV from the coding sequence ATGGCACGCTTTGCGAACAACGTCAAGACGGCGTTGCTCATGGGTGGGTTGATGGGCCTGTTCCTGGCGGTCGGGAGTATGTACGGCCAGAACGGGATGATCTTTGCGCTGGCCTTCGGCGGGCTGGCGAACATCATCGCGTGGTTCTTCTCGGACAAGATCGCCATCATGGCGATGCAGGGCCAGGAGGTCGGCCCGGACGAGGGCGGGATCCATGGCGAGCTGTACAGGATGGTGGACGAGCTGCGGCAGAACGCGGGCATGCCGATGCCGCGGGTGTACGTGTGCCCGCACCAGGCCCCGAACGCGTTCGCGACCGGGCGGTCGCCCAAGAAGGCGGCGGTGGCGGTGACGGAGGGGGCTCTGGAAATCCTGTCGCTTGAGGAGCTGCGGGGTGTGATGGCGCACGAGCTGGCGCACGTGAAGAACCGCGACACGCTGACCAGCGCGATCGCGGCGACGATCGCGGGCGTGCTGGCGTACATCGCACAGTGGGGCATGCTCTTTGGCGGCGGGCGCGACCGCGAGACCAACCCGATCGTGATGTTCGTGACGTTCATCGTGGCGGCGCTGGGCGCGGCGGTGATCAAGTCGATGATCAGCCGCAGCCGCGAGTTCGTGGCGGACCATGACGGCGCGGTGATCGCGGGCACGCCGCGGGGCCTGATGGGGGCGCTGCTGAAGCTGGACGCGTACAGCCAGCGGATCCCGCTGCAGAACCCCAACCCGGCGCAGAACAGCATGTTCATCGTGGAGCCGCTGACGGGCGGGTCGAGCATCCTGAACCTGTTCGCGAGCCACCCGCCCACGGAGAAGCGGGTGGAGGCGCTGCGGAAGCTGGAGGCGGAAATGCGGGGCGTGGCGCCGCAGTACGGGCTGGTCTAA
- the gcvH gene encoding glycine cleavage system protein GcvH: MPTPADRQYSSSHEWHKLEGDTLTLGLTQFAVDQLTDVTYVEMKKAGTKFKAGDVIGEVESVKTTSDIYCAVAGEIAEVNAALADKPQLLNTDPYGQGWLVKVRVTDKGGLSKLMDSKTYDAQHP; the protein is encoded by the coding sequence ATGCCAACGCCCGCCGACCGCCAGTATTCATCCTCCCACGAGTGGCACAAGCTCGAGGGCGACACGCTGACCCTGGGACTGACCCAGTTTGCCGTGGATCAGCTGACCGACGTGACGTACGTGGAGATGAAGAAGGCAGGGACGAAGTTCAAGGCGGGGGATGTGATTGGTGAGGTGGAGTCGGTCAAGACGACCAGCGACATCTATTGCGCTGTCGCGGGTGAGATCGCCGAGGTCAACGCGGCGCTGGCTGACAAGCCGCAACTGCTGAACACCGACCCGTATGGGCAGGGCTGGTTGGTCAAGGTGAGGGTGACGGACAAGGGTGGCCTATCCAAGCTCATGGACTCCAAGACCTACGACGCGCAGCACCCGTGA
- the cmk gene encoding (d)CMP kinase — protein MRTQTLRGVETDESPVVLIRELPAPSKDNVFRLDQPIIITIDGPAGTGKSSVARALARRLGLDFLDTGAMYRAAAAISLDQGVPMTEPDRLVELVKQADLHFDWSKDPPHILAWGRSINDRIRHADVTAIVSPVAGIGALRQHMVAKQRIIARQHPRLVSEGRDQGSVVFPDAHVKFYLDASAQVRAARRAQQLHASGVAADEQQLLRDIIERDRSDMSRTDGPLVRPDGAIVVDTSGLQFGEVVAELETIVRKKAEEP, from the coding sequence ATGAGGACGCAAACCCTCAGAGGCGTGGAGACGGACGAGAGCCCGGTCGTGCTCATCAGAGAGCTGCCCGCCCCGTCCAAAGACAACGTGTTCCGGCTCGATCAGCCCATCATCATCACCATCGACGGACCCGCCGGCACGGGCAAGTCCTCCGTCGCCCGTGCCCTCGCCAGGCGCCTGGGCCTGGACTTCCTCGACACCGGCGCCATGTACCGCGCCGCCGCGGCCATCTCGCTCGACCAGGGCGTGCCCATGACCGAACCTGACCGCCTGGTCGAGCTCGTCAAGCAGGCCGACCTGCACTTCGACTGGTCCAAGGACCCGCCCCACATCCTCGCCTGGGGCCGCTCCATCAACGACCGCATCCGCCATGCCGACGTCACGGCCATCGTCTCGCCCGTCGCCGGCATCGGCGCCCTCCGCCAGCACATGGTGGCCAAGCAGCGCATCATCGCCCGCCAGCACCCGCGCCTGGTCTCCGAAGGGCGCGACCAGGGATCGGTTGTCTTCCCCGACGCTCACGTCAAGTTCTACCTCGACGCCTCCGCCCAGGTCCGCGCCGCCCGCCGTGCCCAGCAGCTCCACGCCTCCGGTGTCGCCGCCGACGAGCAGCAGCTCCTCCGCGACATCATCGAGCGCGACCGCAGCGACATGAGCCGCACCGACGGCCCCCTCGTCCGCCCCGACGGCGCCATCGTGGTCGACACCTCCGGGCTCCAGTTCGGCGAGGTCGTCGCCGAGCTCGAGACCATCGTGCGTAAAAAGGCCGAGGAGCCCTGA
- a CDS encoding ABC transporter permease codes for MRPAWRLATNSLLARRNRSLLLVGAVALSAALIAVVSCAMASLTAAVESRLNETVGRSDIRVKPVGAGETMPASVLERVRGWEGVEIAVPSMQESSSWRFQRHQWSESPTGFVRERVTAVGTAILHGIDPALETRVRDVRMVEGRLPSAPGEVALDRPLVAHLNKESNRAGGAAGAGGPGPASVEDAAEAAKLNEEHRLKVGDTVEFVRLFRKNETFKVVGIVAEPPFGPRWRAFVTLETLQGLTGDRSRVGQVDLVLAKGVDAEALAAAHREEFGKGVIVQTTERITSGLENNVRSQDLGFVVATVMSFLAAAFIIMTGMSTGVTERQRELSVMRCIGATRGQLAWAQLMAGGLVGAAGAVVGVPLGLAIAALLIHLGREHVPNGLHVSVLGLGVAGAGAVVAGLAGAAFPAWKASRVSPLEGLGVRARPVPAGAVVVLAACGIGALAVQLTLMFGGDDSQFAFWSYATAGLPLMFIGYFLLSVPVLVLLNRAVEPVLRRVMGLHRHLLGRTVRATPYRYGFTAGAMMSGLALMVAIWTQGHAILNDWLGKLEFPDAFAVGLNLTEESRAKVEALPFVTGTVPITLHNVETQAFGVKALQTYKTTFIAFDPEPFFRLTRLNWVEPTDEAGQQRAMQRLREGGAVIVAREFKVAQGIGAGDTFTMKGADGREHPMEVVGVVTSPGLEIVSNFFSIGDNFTEQAIHAVFGSRKDLKEKLGSDAISMLQIGLSKDVSDEEAISTIRSQLMDAGILDAGSGRKIKADILKVIKGTLLISSGIAVFAMVIASFGVANIIVAGIQTRRFEFGVLRAVGGSRGLLVRLVLGEAVLIALAAGLLGTALGTQAVASAQHLDKLLFGLELSTRPPLLPVVAGWCAVFVVTLGAAAPAVFALSRARPRELLASR; via the coding sequence ATGCGGCCGGCGTGGCGTCTCGCTACCAACAGTCTGCTCGCCCGGCGTAACCGCTCGCTGCTGCTGGTGGGCGCGGTGGCGCTCTCGGCGGCGCTGATCGCGGTGGTGTCGTGCGCGATGGCGTCGCTCACGGCGGCGGTGGAGAGCCGGCTCAACGAGACGGTGGGGCGCAGCGATATCCGCGTGAAGCCGGTGGGCGCGGGCGAGACGATGCCCGCGTCCGTGCTCGAGCGGGTGCGCGGGTGGGAGGGCGTGGAGATCGCTGTCCCATCGATGCAGGAGAGCTCGAGCTGGCGCTTCCAGCGGCACCAGTGGAGCGAGTCGCCCACGGGGTTTGTGCGCGAGCGGGTGACGGCGGTGGGCACCGCGATCCTGCACGGGATCGACCCGGCGCTCGAGACGCGGGTGCGGGATGTGCGGATGGTGGAGGGGCGGCTGCCCAGCGCGCCGGGGGAGGTGGCCCTGGACCGGCCGCTGGTGGCGCACCTGAACAAGGAGAGCAACCGGGCGGGCGGCGCGGCGGGCGCCGGCGGCCCGGGGCCCGCGAGCGTCGAGGATGCGGCGGAGGCGGCCAAGCTGAATGAAGAGCATCGACTGAAGGTCGGGGACACGGTCGAGTTCGTGCGGCTGTTCAGGAAGAACGAGACGTTCAAGGTGGTGGGGATCGTGGCGGAGCCGCCGTTTGGGCCGCGGTGGCGGGCGTTTGTAACGCTGGAGACGCTGCAGGGGCTGACGGGTGACAGGAGCCGCGTCGGGCAGGTGGACCTGGTGCTCGCGAAGGGGGTTGACGCGGAGGCTTTGGCCGCGGCGCACAGGGAGGAGTTCGGCAAGGGCGTGATCGTGCAGACGACGGAGCGGATCACGAGCGGGCTTGAGAACAACGTGCGGTCGCAGGACCTCGGGTTCGTGGTGGCGACGGTGATGTCGTTCCTGGCCGCGGCGTTCATCATCATGACGGGGATGTCCACGGGGGTGACGGAGCGGCAGCGGGAGCTGTCGGTGATGCGGTGCATCGGAGCGACGCGGGGGCAGCTGGCGTGGGCGCAGCTGATGGCGGGCGGGCTGGTGGGGGCGGCGGGTGCGGTGGTCGGGGTGCCGCTGGGGCTGGCGATCGCGGCGCTGCTGATTCATCTGGGGCGCGAGCACGTGCCCAACGGGCTGCACGTGTCGGTGCTGGGGCTGGGGGTGGCCGGCGCAGGGGCGGTTGTGGCAGGGCTGGCGGGGGCGGCGTTCCCGGCGTGGAAGGCATCGCGGGTGTCGCCGCTGGAGGGATTAGGCGTGCGGGCCCGGCCCGTGCCGGCGGGGGCGGTCGTGGTGCTGGCGGCGTGCGGCATCGGGGCGCTGGCGGTGCAGCTGACGCTGATGTTCGGCGGGGACGACAGCCAGTTCGCGTTCTGGAGCTACGCCACGGCGGGGCTGCCGCTGATGTTCATCGGGTACTTCCTGCTGAGCGTGCCGGTGCTGGTGCTGTTGAATCGGGCAGTGGAGCCGGTGTTGCGGCGGGTGATGGGGCTGCACCGGCACCTGCTGGGGCGGACGGTGCGGGCGACGCCGTACCGGTACGGGTTCACCGCGGGCGCGATGATGAGCGGGCTGGCGCTGATGGTGGCGATCTGGACCCAGGGGCACGCGATCCTGAACGACTGGCTGGGGAAGCTGGAGTTCCCCGATGCGTTCGCGGTGGGGCTGAACCTGACGGAGGAGAGCCGCGCGAAGGTGGAGGCGCTGCCGTTTGTGACGGGGACGGTGCCGATCACGCTGCACAACGTGGAGACGCAGGCGTTCGGCGTGAAGGCGCTGCAGACGTACAAGACGACGTTCATCGCGTTCGACCCCGAGCCGTTCTTCAGGCTGACCAGGCTGAACTGGGTCGAGCCGACGGATGAGGCGGGGCAGCAGCGGGCGATGCAGCGGCTGCGCGAGGGCGGGGCGGTCATCGTCGCCCGCGAGTTCAAGGTGGCGCAGGGGATCGGGGCGGGCGACACGTTCACGATGAAGGGGGCGGACGGGCGCGAGCACCCGATGGAGGTCGTCGGCGTCGTCACCAGCCCGGGGCTGGAGATCGTGAGCAACTTCTTCTCGATCGGTGACAACTTCACCGAGCAGGCGATCCACGCGGTGTTCGGCTCGCGCAAGGACCTGAAGGAAAAGCTGGGGAGCGACGCCATCAGCATGCTGCAGATCGGGCTGTCGAAGGATGTGAGCGACGAGGAGGCGATCAGCACGATCCGAAGTCAGCTCATGGACGCGGGGATCCTGGATGCGGGCAGCGGGCGGAAGATCAAGGCGGACATCCTCAAGGTGATCAAGGGGACGCTGCTGATCAGTTCGGGGATCGCGGTGTTCGCGATGGTCATCGCGTCGTTCGGGGTGGCGAACATCATCGTGGCGGGGATACAGACGCGCCGGTTCGAGTTCGGCGTGCTGCGGGCGGTGGGCGGGTCGCGGGGGCTGCTGGTGCGGCTGGTGCTGGGCGAGGCGGTGCTGATCGCGCTGGCGGCGGGGCTGCTGGGCACGGCCTTGGGAACGCAGGCGGTGGCGAGCGCGCAGCACCTGGACAAGCTGCTGTTCGGACTTGAGCTGAGTACGAGACCCCCACTGCTGCCGGTTGTGGCCGGGTGGTGCGCGGTGTTCGTGGTGACGCTGGGGGCGGCGGCGCCGGCGGTTTTTGCGCTGTCGCGGGCGCGGCCGCGGGAGTTGCTGGCAAGCCGGTGA
- a CDS encoding lysophospholipid acyltransferase family protein, translating to MFLKDRQPGSPLHKVLFYEFVLRTVRLAFKILFRAKGYDSLNVPATGPVLLASNHESFLDPPTIAVLLYHRHLEFIARASLFKGFFGHVIKNLNAIPLKDESGDAGAIKEALRRLEVGRAVLIFPEGSRTPDGHMHEFKRGVALLVKKGKCPVVPVAIAGAYERWPIHRKKPTLTGPRVRVLYGQPIPYDDLMKNGADAALERVRAEVVKLRDQLKSQTH from the coding sequence ATGTTCCTCAAAGACCGACAGCCCGGGTCGCCGCTCCACAAGGTCCTCTTCTACGAGTTCGTCCTGCGGACCGTCCGCCTCGCCTTCAAGATCCTCTTCCGGGCCAAGGGCTACGACTCGCTCAACGTCCCCGCGACCGGCCCTGTGCTGCTCGCCTCCAACCACGAGTCCTTCCTCGACCCGCCCACCATCGCGGTGCTGCTCTACCACCGCCACCTTGAGTTCATCGCCCGCGCCAGCCTCTTCAAGGGCTTCTTCGGGCACGTTATCAAAAACCTCAACGCCATCCCCCTCAAGGACGAGAGCGGCGACGCAGGCGCCATCAAGGAAGCCCTCCGCCGCCTCGAGGTCGGGCGCGCCGTCCTCATCTTCCCCGAGGGCTCCCGCACCCCCGACGGCCACATGCACGAGTTCAAACGGGGCGTCGCCCTCCTCGTCAAGAAGGGCAAGTGCCCCGTGGTCCCCGTCGCCATCGCCGGCGCCTACGAGCGCTGGCCCATCCACCGCAAGAAGCCCACCTTGACCGGCCCCCGAGTCCGCGTCCTCTACGGCCAGCCCATCCCCTACGACGACCTCATGAAAAACGGCGCGGACGCCGCCCTTGAGCGTGTCCGCGCCGAGGTTGTCAAACTCAGGGATCAGCTGAAGTCGCAGACCCATTGA
- a CDS encoding TIM barrel protein, protein MLTASRGKKPKLDLLDLPSYARETLGLAGINLSTDLLAGADRSRLEAVRERADRSSCACLLLVEADLQPFGAANEKSSSGAGERMLRVVEAAHILGCSAAAVRIEANDDDATFMKVATRLKPIMERAEKLDINLLISPTKGLTGRPERVTELLKKVGGFRIGTYPDFQTASESKDPAAYMQRLTPYATAVSASTAKFVTSAGAEPGDEDLDTPVKHQPYDLKPLVDAVVSVGYDGPLALDYRGGGDVTMGLIRSRDAIMATFGEPEDLEDDELDIEE, encoded by the coding sequence ATGCTCACGGCGAGCCGCGGCAAAAAGCCCAAGCTCGACCTCCTCGACCTCCCCTCCTACGCGCGCGAGACCCTCGGTCTCGCCGGTATCAATCTCTCTACCGATCTGCTCGCCGGCGCCGACCGCTCCCGCCTGGAGGCCGTGCGCGAGCGTGCCGATCGCTCCAGCTGCGCCTGCCTGCTCCTGGTTGAGGCCGACCTCCAGCCCTTCGGCGCCGCCAACGAAAAGTCCTCGTCGGGCGCCGGCGAACGCATGCTCCGCGTCGTGGAAGCCGCCCACATCCTCGGCTGCTCCGCCGCGGCCGTCCGCATCGAGGCCAACGATGACGACGCCACCTTCATGAAGGTCGCCACCCGCCTCAAGCCCATCATGGAGCGGGCCGAGAAACTCGACATCAACCTGCTCATCTCGCCCACCAAGGGCCTCACCGGCCGCCCCGAGCGCGTCACCGAGCTCCTCAAGAAGGTCGGCGGCTTCCGCATCGGCACCTACCCCGACTTTCAGACCGCCTCCGAGTCCAAGGACCCGGCCGCCTACATGCAGCGGCTCACCCCCTACGCCACCGCCGTTTCGGCTTCCACCGCCAAGTTCGTCACCAGCGCCGGCGCCGAGCCGGGTGATGAAGACCTGGACACCCCCGTCAAGCACCAGCCCTACGACCTCAAACCCCTTGTAGACGCGGTGGTCTCCGTCGGTTACGACGGCCCCCTCGCGCTGGACTACCGGGGCGGGGGCGATGTTACAATGGGGCTGATCCGCTCCCGCGACGCCATCATGGCGACCTTCGGCGAGCCGGAAGACCTGGAAGACGACGAGCTGGACATCGAGGAGTGA
- a CDS encoding DUF899 family protein, with product MPTREDLLAIDREIQALKKRRVEIIHAIPHEPVSDYTFETLHGPVRLSELFDERPDLFVVHNMGRSCRWCTLWADGLAGLYGHLSSRAPFVLSSPDSPQVQAEFAASRGWPFRMLSTQGSSFAKDMGYMDSDGDPGPGVSVFHRLPSGQIVRTGHDRFGPGDDYCALWPLFDMLKGGVADWEPQYRYETPVTAS from the coding sequence ATGCCCACCCGCGAAGACCTGCTTGCTATTGACCGTGAGATCCAGGCGCTCAAGAAGCGGCGAGTGGAGATCATCCACGCGATCCCGCACGAGCCGGTGAGCGACTACACGTTTGAGACGCTGCACGGGCCGGTGCGGCTTTCGGAGCTGTTCGACGAGCGGCCCGACCTGTTTGTCGTGCACAACATGGGGCGGAGCTGCCGCTGGTGCACGCTGTGGGCCGATGGGCTCGCGGGCCTGTACGGGCACCTGAGCAGCCGTGCACCGTTCGTGCTCAGCAGCCCGGACTCGCCGCAGGTGCAGGCGGAGTTCGCGGCCTCGCGCGGCTGGCCGTTCCGCATGCTGAGCACGCAGGGGTCTTCGTTCGCGAAGGACATGGGGTACATGGACAGCGACGGCGATCCGGGGCCGGGCGTGAGCGTGTTCCACCGGCTGCCCAGCGGCCAGATCGTTCGAACGGGGCACGATCGCTTTGGACCGGGGGATGACTATTGCGCCCTGTGGCCGCTGTTCGACATGCTCAAGGGCGGCGTGGCGGACTGGGAGCCGCAGTACCGGTATGAGACGCCGGTCACGGCTTCGTAA
- a CDS encoding 3D domain-containing protein, with protein sequence MKTGDTALALPREQDPAAAHAQNHAPATLPARRWATAGALTGIVALTVWSAIITKQARHPMPLLAIEPVAVGEPVLHGDRLAGVSEVDMEEAEQTFLDQVEEDAQEFVGPQPIPTFATLTPELQKLCADPAVRWFNGRPVKPAKTITMKVTGYSPDARSCGDSADGYTATMHSVETNNFRLVAADPKLLPYGSMLTIPGYASNEIVPVLDCGGAIKGRRLDLLFPTHEQARKWGVKKVKVIVWQYVDGKPADNPRKLR encoded by the coding sequence GTGAAGACTGGCGACACGGCACTCGCTCTGCCGCGCGAACAAGACCCCGCGGCCGCCCACGCGCAGAACCACGCGCCCGCCACCCTCCCCGCCCGCCGCTGGGCCACCGCCGGCGCGCTCACCGGAATTGTCGCCCTCACCGTCTGGTCCGCCATCATCACCAAGCAGGCCCGCCACCCCATGCCCCTGCTCGCCATCGAGCCCGTGGCCGTGGGCGAGCCCGTACTACACGGCGACCGCCTCGCCGGCGTCTCCGAAGTCGACATGGAGGAGGCCGAGCAGACCTTCCTCGATCAGGTCGAGGAGGACGCCCAGGAGTTCGTCGGCCCCCAGCCCATCCCTACCTTCGCCACGCTCACACCAGAGCTCCAGAAGCTCTGCGCCGACCCCGCCGTGCGATGGTTCAACGGCCGCCCCGTCAAGCCCGCCAAGACCATCACCATGAAGGTGACCGGCTACTCGCCCGACGCCCGCTCCTGCGGTGACTCGGCCGATGGCTACACCGCCACCATGCACTCGGTGGAGACCAACAACTTCCGCCTCGTCGCCGCCGACCCCAAGCTCCTGCCTTACGGCTCGATGCTGACCATCCCCGGCTACGCCAGCAACGAGATCGTCCCCGTGCTCGACTGCGGCGGCGCCATCAAGGGCCGCCGCCTCGACCTGCTCTTCCCTACCCACGAGCAGGCCCGCAAGTGGGGCGTCAAGAAGGTCAAGGTCATCGTCTGGCAGTACGTCGACGGCAAGCCCGCCGACAACCCGCGGAAGCTGCGGTGA